One genomic window of Enoplosus armatus isolate fEnoArm2 chromosome 19, fEnoArm2.hap1, whole genome shotgun sequence includes the following:
- the LOC139302697 gene encoding serine/threonine-protein phosphatase PP1-beta catalytic subunit-like isoform X3: protein MAESELNVDSIISRLLEGDIHGQYTDLLRLFEYGGFPPEANYLFLGDYVDRGKQSLETICLLLAYKIKYPENFFLLRGNHECASINRIYGFYDECKRRFNIKLWKTFTDCFNCLPIAAIIDEKIFCCHGGLSPDLQSMEQIRRIMRPTDVPDTGLLCDLLWSDPDKDVQGWGENDRGVSFTFGADVVSKFLNRHDLDLICRAHQVVEDGYEFFAKRQLVTLFSAPNYCGEFDNAGGMMSVDESLMCSFQILKPSEKKAKYQYGGVNSGRPVTPPRTTQAPKKR, encoded by the exons ATGGCGGAAAGCGAGTTGAACGTTGACAGCATCATCTCTCGATTACTGGAAG GTGATATCCATGGACAGTACACAGACTTGCTGAGGCTATTCGAGTATGGAGGCTTCCCTCCAGAGGCCAACTATCTTTTCCTGGGGGATTACGTGGACAGAGGGAAGCAGTCGCTGGAGACCATCTGCCTGCTGCTCGCCTACAAGATCAAATACCCAGAAAACTTCTTCTTGCTCAGGGGGAACCACGAGTGTGCCTCCATCAATCGTATCTACGGCTTCTATGATGAGT GCAAGCGCAGGTTCAACATAAAGCTCTGGAAGACCTTCACAGACTGTTTTAATTGTCTGCCCATCGCTGCGATTATTGATGAGAAGATTTTCTGCTGCCATGGAG GGCTCTCACCTGATCTACAGTCCATGGAACAAATTCGACGCATAATGAGACCCACTGATGTCCCAGACACAG GCTTACTGTGTGACCTGCTGTGGTCAGACCCAGACAAAGACGTCCAGGGCTGGGGGGAGAACGATCGGGGAGTTTCTTTCAcctttggagctgatgtggtcAGCAAGTTTCTTAACCGTCACGACCTGGACCTCATCTGCCGAGCACATCAG GTTGTTGAAGACGGCTATGAGTTCTTTGCCAAGCGACAGCTGGTGACGCTGTTCTCCGCCCCAAACTACTGTGGGGAGTTTGACAACGCAGGCGGCATGATGAGTGTGGACGAGTCCCTCATGTGCTCCTTCCAG ATCCTGAAGCcgtcagaaaaaaaagcaaagtacCAGTATGGAGGGGTGAATTCAGGACGCCCTGTCACCCCGCCTCGCACCACTCAGGCACCGAAAAAGAGGTGA
- the LOC139302697 gene encoding serine/threonine-protein phosphatase PP1-beta catalytic subunit-like isoform X1: protein MAESELNVDSIISRLLEGWRKISPCCCPVRGCRPGKVVQMTEAEVRGLCIKSREIFLSQPILLELEAPLKICGDIHGQYTDLLRLFEYGGFPPEANYLFLGDYVDRGKQSLETICLLLAYKIKYPENFFLLRGNHECASINRIYGFYDECKRRFNIKLWKTFTDCFNCLPIAAIIDEKIFCCHGGLSPDLQSMEQIRRIMRPTDVPDTGLLCDLLWSDPDKDVQGWGENDRGVSFTFGADVVSKFLNRHDLDLICRAHQVVEDGYEFFAKRQLVTLFSAPNYCGEFDNAGGMMSVDESLMCSFQILKPSEKKAKYQYGGVNSGRPVTPPRTTQAPKKR from the exons ATGGCGGAAAGCGAGTTGAACGTTGACAGCATCATCTCTCGATTACTGGAAG GGTGGCGTAAAATTTCACCTTGCTGCTGCC CAGTGCGAGGATGTCGTCCAGGGAAGGTCGTACAGATGACAGAGGCTGAGGTGCGGGGGCTCTGCATCAAGTCCAGAGAGATTTTCCTCAGTCAGCCGATCCTGCTAGAACTGGAGGCTCCACTCAAAATCTGCG GTGATATCCATGGACAGTACACAGACTTGCTGAGGCTATTCGAGTATGGAGGCTTCCCTCCAGAGGCCAACTATCTTTTCCTGGGGGATTACGTGGACAGAGGGAAGCAGTCGCTGGAGACCATCTGCCTGCTGCTCGCCTACAAGATCAAATACCCAGAAAACTTCTTCTTGCTCAGGGGGAACCACGAGTGTGCCTCCATCAATCGTATCTACGGCTTCTATGATGAGT GCAAGCGCAGGTTCAACATAAAGCTCTGGAAGACCTTCACAGACTGTTTTAATTGTCTGCCCATCGCTGCGATTATTGATGAGAAGATTTTCTGCTGCCATGGAG GGCTCTCACCTGATCTACAGTCCATGGAACAAATTCGACGCATAATGAGACCCACTGATGTCCCAGACACAG GCTTACTGTGTGACCTGCTGTGGTCAGACCCAGACAAAGACGTCCAGGGCTGGGGGGAGAACGATCGGGGAGTTTCTTTCAcctttggagctgatgtggtcAGCAAGTTTCTTAACCGTCACGACCTGGACCTCATCTGCCGAGCACATCAG GTTGTTGAAGACGGCTATGAGTTCTTTGCCAAGCGACAGCTGGTGACGCTGTTCTCCGCCCCAAACTACTGTGGGGAGTTTGACAACGCAGGCGGCATGATGAGTGTGGACGAGTCCCTCATGTGCTCCTTCCAG ATCCTGAAGCcgtcagaaaaaaaagcaaagtacCAGTATGGAGGGGTGAATTCAGGACGCCCTGTCACCCCGCCTCGCACCACTCAGGCACCGAAAAAGAGGTGA
- the LOC139302697 gene encoding serine/threonine-protein phosphatase PP1-beta catalytic subunit-like isoform X2, with the protein MAESELNVDSIISRLLEVRGCRPGKVVQMTEAEVRGLCIKSREIFLSQPILLELEAPLKICGDIHGQYTDLLRLFEYGGFPPEANYLFLGDYVDRGKQSLETICLLLAYKIKYPENFFLLRGNHECASINRIYGFYDECKRRFNIKLWKTFTDCFNCLPIAAIIDEKIFCCHGGLSPDLQSMEQIRRIMRPTDVPDTGLLCDLLWSDPDKDVQGWGENDRGVSFTFGADVVSKFLNRHDLDLICRAHQVVEDGYEFFAKRQLVTLFSAPNYCGEFDNAGGMMSVDESLMCSFQILKPSEKKAKYQYGGVNSGRPVTPPRTTQAPKKR; encoded by the exons ATGGCGGAAAGCGAGTTGAACGTTGACAGCATCATCTCTCGATTACTGGAAG TGCGAGGATGTCGTCCAGGGAAGGTCGTACAGATGACAGAGGCTGAGGTGCGGGGGCTCTGCATCAAGTCCAGAGAGATTTTCCTCAGTCAGCCGATCCTGCTAGAACTGGAGGCTCCACTCAAAATCTGCG GTGATATCCATGGACAGTACACAGACTTGCTGAGGCTATTCGAGTATGGAGGCTTCCCTCCAGAGGCCAACTATCTTTTCCTGGGGGATTACGTGGACAGAGGGAAGCAGTCGCTGGAGACCATCTGCCTGCTGCTCGCCTACAAGATCAAATACCCAGAAAACTTCTTCTTGCTCAGGGGGAACCACGAGTGTGCCTCCATCAATCGTATCTACGGCTTCTATGATGAGT GCAAGCGCAGGTTCAACATAAAGCTCTGGAAGACCTTCACAGACTGTTTTAATTGTCTGCCCATCGCTGCGATTATTGATGAGAAGATTTTCTGCTGCCATGGAG GGCTCTCACCTGATCTACAGTCCATGGAACAAATTCGACGCATAATGAGACCCACTGATGTCCCAGACACAG GCTTACTGTGTGACCTGCTGTGGTCAGACCCAGACAAAGACGTCCAGGGCTGGGGGGAGAACGATCGGGGAGTTTCTTTCAcctttggagctgatgtggtcAGCAAGTTTCTTAACCGTCACGACCTGGACCTCATCTGCCGAGCACATCAG GTTGTTGAAGACGGCTATGAGTTCTTTGCCAAGCGACAGCTGGTGACGCTGTTCTCCGCCCCAAACTACTGTGGGGAGTTTGACAACGCAGGCGGCATGATGAGTGTGGACGAGTCCCTCATGTGCTCCTTCCAG ATCCTGAAGCcgtcagaaaaaaaagcaaagtacCAGTATGGAGGGGTGAATTCAGGACGCCCTGTCACCCCGCCTCGCACCACTCAGGCACCGAAAAAGAGGTGA
- the bpnt1 gene encoding 3'(2'),5'-bisphosphate nucleotidase 1 yields the protein MSGSPAVVMRLVASAYTVAEKAGAIVRKVLHSGELGIVEKTGANDLQTLADRLAQQSICASLSRRFPKITIIGEEELPVEEIKEDLIENGHSEEILQKTCPAEYSGLKEEELVVWVDPLDGTKEYTEGLLDNVTVLIGIAYAGRAIAGVINQPFYNYQLGAGADLGRTMWGMPGLGAFGFQLQELPGDKRIVTTTRSHSNKLVTDCVDAMEPHEVIRVGGAGNKIIQLIEGKASAYVFASPGCKKWDTCAPEAILHAVGGKLTDMHGNAYCYNANVKHMNSAGVLATLRNHEYYVSRVPQSVLQALKSSSH from the exons ATGTCTGGAAGTCCTGCTGTGGTCATGCGGCTGGTGGCCTCTGCCTACACTGTGGCTGAGAAGGCCGGGGCCATTGTGAGAAAGGTCCTTCACAGTGGTGAACTTGGCATTGTGGAAAAG ACCGGAGCTAATGATCTACAGACACTGGCAGACAGACTGGCACAGCAGAGCATTTGTGCGTCACTGTCCAGACGTTTCCCCAAAATCACCATCATTGGAGAGGAG GAGCTTCCAGTGGAGGAGATAAAGGAAGATTTAATCGAGAATGGCCACTCAGAGGAAATCCTTCAGAAGACATGTCCAGCAGAATATAGTGggctgaaagaggaggag CTAGTTGTGTGGGTTGATCCCCTGGATGGCACAAAGGAATATACAGAAG GGCTCCTGGATAATGTGACGGTGCTTATTGGTATTGCATACGCAGGCAGAGCTATTGCCGGCGTCATCAACCAGCCTTTCTACAACTACCAG CTCGGAGCAGGAGCAGATTTAGGGAGAACCATGTGGGGAATGCCGGGATTGGGTGCCTTTGGATTTCAGCTGCAGGAACTTCCAGGTGATAAACGCATCGTCACAACAACACGTTCCCATAGCAACAAGCTGGTAACGGACTGTGTGGACGCAATGGAGCCTCATGAGGTTATAAGAGTGGGTGGCGCTGGAAACAAG ATAATTCAGCTTATTGAAGGAAAGGCGTCTGCTTACGTCTTCGCCAGTCCAGGGTGCAAGAAGTGGGACACCTGCGCTCCTGAAGCCATTCTGCATGCCGTTGGAG GTAAACTGACTGACATGCATGGCAATGCATACTGCTACAATGCTAATGTAAAGCACATGAACTCTGCTGGTGTTCTTGCTACACTACGCAATCACGAGTACTACGTCAGCAGAGTACCACAGTCAGTGCTGCAAGCCCTCAAGTCTTCTTCACACTAA